One region of Centropristis striata isolate RG_2023a ecotype Rhode Island chromosome 3, C.striata_1.0, whole genome shotgun sequence genomic DNA includes:
- the LOC131966088 gene encoding class I histocompatibility antigen, F10 alpha chain-like isoform X1: MQIFAALVLLGTALHGAAPITHSLKNFFTGSSQVPNFPEFVYVGLVDEIEVAHYDSNSRKSEPKQEWVIRATEDDPQYWKRETEKGFGHQQLFKNNIEVAKQRFNQTGGVHIYQRMQGCEWDDETDEVKGYDQHAYDGEDFISYDLKTETWVAPKQQAVITKHNWDNNKAKMAWYKHYHTQSCPEELKKFVKFGRSSLLRKDLPSVSLLQKTPSSPVSCHATGFYPDVAMMFWRKDGEELHEDVDLGEILPNHDGSFQMSVDLDLSSVKPEDWTRYDCVFQLVGVKEHIFIRLEEEKIRTNREKPTDKNVIIIAAVVLPLIVLLLLAVIGFIVYRKTNANCKSSSENNIEFSEKLNSGKDNPEGQTHNPAQSGLLQET; this comes from the exons ATGCAGATCTTTGCTGCTCTGGTTCTCCTGGGAACAGCCCTGCATGGCGCTGCACCAA tcaCTCACTCTCTGAAGAATTTCTTCACTGGATCGTCTCAAGTCCCAAACTTCCCAGAGTTTGTGTATGTTGGTTTGGTTGATGAGATTGAGGTAGCGCACTATGATAGTAACAGCAGGAAATCAGAACCCAAACAGGAGTGGGTGATCAGAGCCACAGAAGATGATCCTCAGTACTGGAAGAGGGAGACTGAGAAAGGATTTGGTCACCAGCAGctcttcaaaaacaacattgaaGTTGCAAAGCAGCGCTTCAACCAAACTGGAG gtgtCCACATTTACCAGAGGATGCAAGGCTGTGAATGGGATGATGAGACTGATGAGGTCAAAGGTTATGATCAGCATGCTTATGATGGAGAAGACTTCATCTCATATGACCTGAAGACGGAGACATGGGTCGCTCCAAAACAACAGGCTGTCATCACCAAACACAACTGGGATAATAATAAAGCTAAGATGGCATGGTACAAACACTACCACACCCAGAGTTGTCCTGAGGAGCTGAAGAAGTTTGTGAAGTTCGGGAGGAGTTCTCTGCTCAGAAAAG accttccctcagtgtctctcctccagaagactccctcctctccagtCAGCTGCCACGCTACAGGTTTCTACCCTGACGTAGCCATGATGTTctggaggaaagatggagaggagctTCATGAGGACGTGGACCTCGGAGAGATCCTCCCCAACCACGATGGATCCTTCCAGATGAGTGTTGACCTGGACCTCTCATCAGTCAAACCTGAAGACTGGACCAGGTACGACTGTGTGTTTCAGCTGGTGGGTGTGAAGGAGCACATCTTCATCAGACTGGAAGAAGAAAAGATCAGGACCAACAGAG AGAAACCCACAGACAAGAACGTCATCATCATTGCTGCAGTCGTTCTTCCTCtcatcgtcctcctcctcctcgctgtgATTGGATTCATCGTTTACAGAAAGACCAATG ccaaCTGTAAGTCATCTTCTGAAAACAACATTGAGTTCTCTGAGAAACTGAATTCTGGAAAAGACAACCCTGAAGGCCAAACACACAACCCTGCACAAAGTGGGCTGCTTCAGGAGACATGA
- the LOC131966088 gene encoding class I histocompatibility antigen, F10 alpha chain-like isoform X2 — MQIFAALVLLGTALHGAAPITHSLKNFFTGSSQVPNFPEFVYVGLVDEIEVAHYDSNSRKSEPKQEWVIRATEDDPQYWKRETEKGFGHQQLFKNNIEVAKQRFNQTGGVHIYQRMQGCEWDDETDEVKGYDQHAYDGEDFISYDLKTETWVAPKQQAVITKHNWDNNKAKMAWYKHYHTQSCPEELKKFVKFGRSSLLRKDLPSVSLLQKTPSSPVSCHATGFYPDVAMMFWRKDGEELHEDVDLGEILPNHDGSFQMSVDLDLSSVKPEDWTRYDCVFQLVGVKEHIFIRLEEEKIRTNREKPTDKNVIIIAAVVLPLIVLLLLAVIGFIVYRKTNGML, encoded by the exons ATGCAGATCTTTGCTGCTCTGGTTCTCCTGGGAACAGCCCTGCATGGCGCTGCACCAA tcaCTCACTCTCTGAAGAATTTCTTCACTGGATCGTCTCAAGTCCCAAACTTCCCAGAGTTTGTGTATGTTGGTTTGGTTGATGAGATTGAGGTAGCGCACTATGATAGTAACAGCAGGAAATCAGAACCCAAACAGGAGTGGGTGATCAGAGCCACAGAAGATGATCCTCAGTACTGGAAGAGGGAGACTGAGAAAGGATTTGGTCACCAGCAGctcttcaaaaacaacattgaaGTTGCAAAGCAGCGCTTCAACCAAACTGGAG gtgtCCACATTTACCAGAGGATGCAAGGCTGTGAATGGGATGATGAGACTGATGAGGTCAAAGGTTATGATCAGCATGCTTATGATGGAGAAGACTTCATCTCATATGACCTGAAGACGGAGACATGGGTCGCTCCAAAACAACAGGCTGTCATCACCAAACACAACTGGGATAATAATAAAGCTAAGATGGCATGGTACAAACACTACCACACCCAGAGTTGTCCTGAGGAGCTGAAGAAGTTTGTGAAGTTCGGGAGGAGTTCTCTGCTCAGAAAAG accttccctcagtgtctctcctccagaagactccctcctctccagtCAGCTGCCACGCTACAGGTTTCTACCCTGACGTAGCCATGATGTTctggaggaaagatggagaggagctTCATGAGGACGTGGACCTCGGAGAGATCCTCCCCAACCACGATGGATCCTTCCAGATGAGTGTTGACCTGGACCTCTCATCAGTCAAACCTGAAGACTGGACCAGGTACGACTGTGTGTTTCAGCTGGTGGGTGTGAAGGAGCACATCTTCATCAGACTGGAAGAAGAAAAGATCAGGACCAACAGAG AGAAACCCACAGACAAGAACGTCATCATCATTGCTGCAGTCGTTCTTCCTCtcatcgtcctcctcctcctcgctgtgATTGGATTCATCGTTTACAGAAAGACCAATGGTATGCTTTAA